From a single Nicotiana tomentosiformis chromosome 2, ASM39032v3, whole genome shotgun sequence genomic region:
- the LOC138905310 gene encoding uncharacterized protein produces MASFSNRAFESVDESQAHYNAPPQLQERDEVPLPNLNHHRVSENEVDNNPRAMGYSTPIGTQPSLDLKKLISAALTWERIDKEEASRRENKSRKGNSDYGGPSKKGKFEYSKTESAQKSSYHKQNKPNFSTASTPSYGQGKTYTPTCAQCENNHYGVCRRASGTWFNCGSMDHKVKDCPNPNPLSYTHTEGSFQKPITTHSQANSGARPRNIQETGSGGANQASGSRSTARVYAMRQKNDQDSPDVVVGKFYLLGISVVTLFDPRSSHSYVFSSLAFPDTVKFAILDFYVLVTSPLGHQAVVNRIYRDCPFMIQNLVFPADLLEMPFQDYDVIVGMEWLHRHHALIDCRLKQVTFRTPAYSHIVVQGEISLTTNIIYAVLARKMIYQGCDAYLAHIVDTRLGSPSLKDILTVCDFPAIFPDDLLGLPPEREIEFHIELVFGTTHISIAPYKMAPAELKELKDQLQELLEKGFICPSISPWGAPVLFVKKKDGTLRLCIDYQQLNKVTIKNKYLLPRIDDLFDQLKGASLFSKTNLRSGYYQLRMREQDVPKTAFRTRYGHYEFLVMPFGLTIAPAAFMDLMNRVLKPYLDQFVVVFIDDILVYSKNSEDHDKHLQIVMQILK; encoded by the exons ATGGCCTCTTTTTCGAATAGAGCTTTTGAATCCGTTGATGAAAGTCAGGCCCATTATAATGCTCCACCTCAACTCCAAGAAAGAGATGAGGTACCCTTGCCTAACCTAAATCATCATCGAGTTAGTGAAAATGAAGTGGACAATAATCCAAGAGCAATGGGTTATAGTACTCCTATTGGAACTCAGCCATCACTAGATTTGAAGAAG CTAATTTcagctgctcttacttgggaaagAATTGACAAGGAAGAAGCTAGTAGGAGAGAAAACAAGTCTAGGAAGGGTAATTCAGATTATGGCGGTCCATCCAAGAAGGGAAAGTTTGAATATTCCAAGACTGAAAGTGCACAGAAGTCATCATATCATAAGCAGAATAAGCCAAATTTCTCTACTGCTAGTACTCCAAGTTATGGCCAAGGCAAAACTTATACACCTACTTGTGCACAGTGCGAAAATAATCACTATGGTGTATGCAGAAGAGCTTCTGGTACTTGGTTTAATTGTGGAAGTATGGATCATAAAGTGAAGGATTGTCCTAATCCTAATCCTCTTTCTTATACGCATACAGAGGGCTCATTTCAAAAGCCTATCACTACTCATTCTCAAGCTAATAGCGGTGCAAGACCTAGAAATATACAAGAGACGGGTTCGGGTGGAGCTAATCAGGCTAGTGGGTCGAGATCTACTGCACGAGTCTATGCTATGAGACAGAAGAATGACCAAGATAGCCCGGACGTGGTTGTTGgtaaattttacttattgggTATATCTGTTGTTACATTATTTGATCCTAGATCTTCGCACTCTTATGTTTTCTCATCACTTGCATTTCCCGATACTGTTAAATTTGCAATACTTGACTTTTATGTTCTGGTCACGAGTCCATTAGGTCATCAGGCTGTTGTTAACAGGATTTACCGAGATTGTCCATTCATGATTCAAAATTTGGTCTTTCCTGCAGACTTGCTTGAAATGCCCTTCCAAGACTATGATGTTATTGTTGGCATGGAATGGCTCCATAGGCACCATGCATTGATTGATTGTAGGTTGAAGCAAGTAACTTTTAGAACTCCTGCATACTCGCACATAGTAGTTCAAGGAGAAATATCATTGACAACTAATATTATTTATGCGGTCTTGGCAAGGAAGATGATTTATCAAGGTTGTGATGCCTATCTTGCTCATATAGTCGATACACGATTAGGGAGTCCAAGTCTTAAGGACATACTAACCGTGTGCGACTTTCCTGCTATATTTCCTGATGATCTTCTTGGGTTGCCTCCAGAAAGGGAGATTGAATTTCATATAGAGCTTGTCTTTGGAACTACTCATATTTCTATCGCTCCTTATAAAATGGCTCCAGCTGaattaaaagagttgaaggatCAATTGCAAGAACTTCTTGAGAAAGGTTTTATCTGTCCCAGTATTTCGCCTTGGGGAGCTCCtgttttatttgtgaaaaagaaagatggcactCTTAGGCTTTGCATTGATTaccagcagttgaacaaggtaacaatcaagaacaaatatctacTGCCTagaatcgatgacttgtttgaccaactgAAGGGTGCCAGCTTGTTCTCGAAAACTAACTTGAGGTCTGGATATTATCAATTGCGCATGAGGGAGCAAGATGTTCCTAAAACTGCTTTTAGGACCAGGTATGGACattatgaatttttggtaatgccatttggtttgacaaTTGCTCCTGCTGCATTTATGGATCTAATGAACCGTGTATTAAAGCCTTATCTTGATCAATTTGTGgtggtgtttattgatgacattttagtATATTCCAAGAACAGTGAAGATCATGATAAGCATCTCCAGATTGTCATGCAAATTCTGAAATAG